The genomic DNA tcacaaatttttgacaggCAAGAATGCCACCGaattaacagagtgaagctaataaaaagcatttaaaaatatagagtgaaaaaagaaaaagttataggcgtttaaactattaaaatctgacatgacCAGATGACAACGAAAATTAATAAGAGGCTAAAAAAACGCTCGATAAACGTCAGAGAGAAATACGaggaagtattttcaaacgggtctaatacgatattttttcaccaacgTAAGGACGGATGACACTTCCGCTTAtatttatgaccaaaatgagcaaaatagtaaagtattaaaacgatcggataagagccaaaattgttttttaagagggctggacagcaacgccttgtccatacaaacgtactatacttttccctacctcaattatagcactagagaaattatttttaatatgctatggatatccaccattggggtgcatctatcgttttatttttttgattaattattttttataggagctaggagccgccaaacatctataaaatcgcctcttttttacacccacgaaaagagtctagcgtggttatttaacggtcgattttaaaaaaaatacgccgatagatgcacagaaaatatctttctcataccgatgatgaaatttttttttaaatttatccagttttggaggagaaaatagtagaatacgaaacctcgattttgtcaatttaaaacacgttttatctgttcgaagcgcaactgtcgcattcactcaatatatatattgatatatatattgtcgcattcactcaatatatacatacactcaatatatacatcgaagaaaggaacggtaacaaaattaaggtttcgggtgtacagccctcttagtGATCGCAAGTGAAAGTAAGaggttaataaaaatacacgaatttttaaaaatataagcaGGTCAAAATGTCATATTTTGCGTATGTTCCCAACCGTTCACGACCACTGCTCTATATCATTGACTACGATGATTcgtaaataatgtttatatgaTCGTGATTACGGTTGTTTGGCCTTGTCACTTGGCATGTGCCTGAGCGTAGTCGACAGTACAGCGGAGGCGCGAACGCACGCGCTTCGACGGGTActttaaaatacacaaatatacacataagtATATACAAAATCCGCACATCGATAAGAATTGAATAGCAGATACTAGGATGAAATACTTTCGAGAAAATCACGTCGCTATCGCTTGGCTGGTCTCGATATTTCTACTGATGCAACCCGCTGAAAGTAAGGTTTTCACGCGGTGCCAACTCGCTAGAGAACTGTACAAGCAGAATTTCCAAAGATCGTTCCTCACCAATTGTAAGTCAAATCTGATCgaatctgtatatatgtatgtatactcatgTCATGAATTCCTCTTTGAGTTgtgtaattatatgtataatatgcagaTTGTTTTTGATTGCTGCAAATAAGTTTCTTGAAAATAGACTTCGCCCTGATTATACATGCAAACATTCTGTCAATTGTATGTattcaaagattgtaaaatgCATACGTTTCTAAATTATGTCATAATCGTTACAAGTTTACAACGAACAATAGCAATATTCacacatatttgatttttaaatgctttttattattcctaatttatgttcacaatacatcttatatcaatgtattttaatagctacagaTCTActtactaatcattttctattttacaattttaatttaattttgttaataatcatagtattatgttaTTCTAATGTACGGCATAacaggaaaaatagctcaaaaacctatttacaattcttataaatgctcataatacatctaatacataatattaattaatgactCTCTAAAGTGGATAAccaaaaaaacacacatatacatacatataatatcaagtTAGGAAATTATCATTACAATTTGATGATTGAATGatgattgaattgaattttatgtGTACGTATTTACACATAAAACCCTCATTTTTATTGGTTAcaaatttcatttgatttggtcagtaaatagatgATCAGTAAGTTATATTATCGGTCACTGACTTGATTATAATCTGTTAGcctaaaaatacttaaaaataattaacgatTAACTGACCATTAATTTCTATCtattatgaacattttttgttaaaatttacttaccattaatagaaaaaaattaccattattcatatatataatatcactatgctgtgtgtctgtctgaatCACTtgtcgtactataatagttgttttgattcgacatacatatgtatgcaagtcAAAGCTaagccactgccaaaacgtatatacgaatacaataataaagaaaaaaacttctatatatactgatcttTACTAATTTATCCGCTTGctagagaatttaccgccatctattgataatttatttaattacataattagtttttctattggtgtttaacattttttaaatgtagttaggtaggtagtttttacctttttgcatatttaacaattaaatataaataataaataaaatatattaaaaaggtatttgaaaaattcgACCGCATGGGGATCGAACAcgtgaccgacgacacatttatttaatttttttttatttaattactgaatatgccaacacccatgcgatgatatttcatcgggtacaacactagtattatatatttggcATTGGtatgtaatgtttttatttggAAAGTATAgacatttcatttaatttatgtgAAAGGTCACTTTCTGACATTTATACCCGTTAGAGATTAGAATAGAGATATGCTTAGAACAACCTATCTTAGTATTAAAACTTTCATATTTTGTTCTACAAGAACAAAATACTACGTGTATGAACTCGTTTTCTATTGCAACAAAAAGACTCAGTTTTTTACTACGTATTTACAAGTTAAACCTTATCTCGGTTGAACATAATTACATGTATGATTCATTACCGAAAATAGCGTTTTTCAACTTGACCAATACGTTAAATAATTATGAAGAAtgttatatacatttcaatacaagAGTTAATACATGTATGAGTGGTTAGAACCACAATAACCGCAAGAGGAAACCAAAATTGAATaacaatttgttaaaaaaaattatgttacaTTACAGTTTTGTGGTTAAATAACACAaactaaatacaaataaattcacAATTTGACCAAATGATTACATATATTCGTTATGGATTAATTTATCTAtgcatatttacgtacatacattaataaataatgattttaatttatataatttgtattacttGCAGGGGTATGTCTCATTGAAAACGAGAGTGACAAAGATACGGCAAAAGTTTTGAGGCAAAGCAACGGAAGCTACAATTACGGAATTTTTCAGGTatctacataaacatacatacatacatatatgtgtaatgTATTCTTGATTCATTTTCGCTATTGTATTTATTGAACATTGGGCTATTTCGTTTTGCAACGTGCGACatgatttaaattcaaattcaagtatggaaatgtatttaaatcaaaCCTGCATATGCTTGTTGTTTATATTTAGATTGAATCAAAAGTAGATTACGGTTTATTTGATGCATCGAATATCATGtgacaataatataattttaatatgttaatattttgaatatctaaatatgttgaaaaaaaaaatatttttcagataAACAGCAAGAAGTGgtgtaaaattggcaaaaaaggAGGCACGTGCAATATTGCCTGcgaaggtaaaaatattcatgaatgaatatacatatatcagaatatTTCTATACAAAATTGATTCCGAACTGAAAATTATCGTACGTTTATTAATTCTACTCTATTTAATAAGAATCAAATTaacaaaatacgaaaaaaatacatacatacatatcatacgaCCAGATTTTCCCAGGTCTCATttggaatttaaatatattcagtttaaaaaaatatcacccTCCCCTTtcttaaaacttttattttgtttaaaatattttagtgtACGTTCTGTTATGTTCCAGGATTTGTTTGTTACgaggtttttattaaaaacgttGATTAGGATGATGACGATTCAGTAAACATcacaattaatattaatttaataagttctgaataaaataaattctttaacacttaatattttaaaatatacacttttaattatcactaatatatttgaagaacattttaatattggaacgatgaacttaAGAGATCCGTACAACTGTTTATAATGTACTGCACTTATTGACTGGCTCTCTTGAAGAGTCGGATGTTAAGTCTATAAACGCTTTTCCCGGGGATGACCGCTATAAAAGTCATTTGTAAAATTCCATTGACAATAATGTCATTACTCACTGGATAAACACAATACTTCAGGCgtgattcaatatttaaaaaagtactTGACATATTTAGTTACTTGAATaaatcatacaatatatatgtatcgaaAACTCCATTTAGTAATTCGTTAAATAAGTTTCGAAAAAAATGCTGcggtcaaagggttaagagcTTATATGTAATCGTGCTGGTTAAATCGATGTTATGACTTGTCAAATGGGTCTGTTGTTGTGACTCTACTGCGGAGTCTGATGTTATGACTGACTGTCGTACCTCGGCACGGTTTAAATACCGAATCTAATGATGTCGGTATTCATCTTAAATCGATTAATTTTATCTTATCGTTTTTATAGTTTTGtcatttccatatacatacgattcgtgtatttatttaaaattagtataaatCGTGTTTATCGACACGGGATACgtaacagtacatacatacatatatcaaaccaAACTCTCCTTTTTTTATAAAGTCCATATTGATATAAATCTCAAACCTTCCTATTTCAATATCTAGTATCCTGTAGAAATTATTCGTGAATTAAGATCAATTAAGCTGTTTCGGAGTTATAAGACTTACATATATCTACAAAAATGATAGATATACTGTTTGCTTTATGcttttatgtgtacatatatataaatattgaagtGATAAATAGGAAATAtcatcattttatatatgtattgtttttacTCATCAGATTGGTTGATAACAAGTCATTACGACGGCCTTGATTCGAATCGTTGACAATACAAAAAccattaaaattcattttaaataccaTACATTGCACAAGATGTACTTGTATATGCGCGTTTTCTTAACGAGATAAAGACGCGTGTTTAGGATATTAAAACATTTCCAAGTATCGAACAAGTGTCGTGAATAATTCATACAACTCACatcatgtaaaaatttacaaaaatttcattacaatttTCAGCTTTGTTGAACGACGACATAACGGATGACTCTGCGTGTGCTCAGAAAATCTTTGAACTCGAAGGATTCAAAGCTTGGTCTGGATGGATGAAGAGATGCAAAAACGGACGACTTCCT from Arctopsyche grandis isolate Sample6627 chromosome 1, ASM5162203v2, whole genome shotgun sequence includes the following:
- the LOC143913656 gene encoding lysozyme-like codes for the protein MKYFRENHVAIAWLVSIFLLMQPAESKVFTRCQLARELYKQNFQRSFLTNWVCLIENESDKDTAKVLRQSNGSYNYGIFQINSKKWCKIGKKGGTCNIACEALLNDDITDDSACAQKIFELEGFKAWSGWMKRCKNGRLPDISNCPDLTPPSSRKISETEAYRVSPPRTFRTINHPLTAFV